The window GAAGCCGTTTAGCCCTCGTCAGTTAATGGCTCGAATCAAAGCGTTATTGCGCCGCGTTCAAGTGGTGGATGACAAACCGAGTGATGCACTGCCAAAGCAGATTATCTTTGGTGATTGGACACTTGATACGCTCGCGCATCGAATTTCCCACAATGAAAACTCAGAAGAGATGGATTTGTCGGGCAGTGACTTTTCTTTGTTAATGCTGTTCTTAACTCGTCCTAACGAAGTTCTCGACCGTGACACCATCTCTTTCGCGACCAGAGGCCGTGAAGCGCTGCCTTTTGAACGTGGCATTGATGTGCAGCTTAGTCGTCTGAGAAGCCGATTGGGCGACAGTGGTAAATATCCTCACTACATCAAAACCATGCGCGGCAACGGTTACATTCTTGCTGTGCCTGTTCAGTATGAACACTGATAATCAAGTGCTGTTAATGAACACCTTGCCAATGAAGTATTTCCTATGAACTGGTTGAGTCGATTAAAACCAAACTCATTGGTCGCAAGAACATTGTTGCTGACCTTGTTAGCCGTTGTGATTGCTCAAGGTATCGCAACGTCTATTTGGTATAGCGAATCCAAACACAAAGAACTGGAAGGGATTCGTTCTGCCTCTTCGAGCATGGCAAACATGTTTGCCTCAACGGTGACTTTCTTCCAATCTTTGCCCGTCAAGTATCGTCATATCGTATTAGATCAGATCCGCAATATGGGCGGTACGCGCTTCTTCGTTTCTTTCAATAAAGAGGCTTTGATCGTTGAACCGATCCCTGACACGCGCTTAAAAACCGCATCGATAGAAGCGATAGAAAGTGTTTTAAGTAGCAAGCTCAATAAAGTCGAATCGGTGCGGGTAGATTTTTCTCGACCTGAACACCTTCGCTTGCTTAAAAACGACATCTACTTAAGCGATCTCCCGCGATCGTGGGCGCATCACACCTTAACGTTAGAACCTCTTAATCCGCCAATTCTGGTTGTTCAAATAGAGCTAACCAGTCATGAATGGGTGTACATTGCCGCACTGTTGCCAGCGCCATACGTGAAACTCGACGATACGATTCTTGGCAGAGAGCAGGTGATCTTCTTAGTTTCTTCAACGCTCATTTTACTGGTGTTGACTTACTTGATGATTCGTCGCCAAGTACGTCCTCTTAAAAAGTTGGCAAGAGCGGCTAATGAAATGAGCATGGATATTCAGCAGCCCCAACTGAAAGAAGAGGGGGCGACTGAACTGGTCACGGCAACCAGAGCCTTTAACCGCATGCAGCAGCGGATTCGTCGTTATGTTGCCGACCGAGAGCATTTGTTCTCTGCTATCTCTCATGACTTGAAGACACCAATCACCCGACTCAGGCTTCGTGCTGAGTTGTTGGAAAGCGAAGTAAAGAAAGACAAATTCAACAAAGATCTTGATGAGCTTGAGATGATGGTGAAAGGTGCATTACAAGCAGTAAGAGACACCGACCTTCATGAAAACAATGCCATTATCGATCTCAACGAGATGATGCTCTCCGTGATTGAATTGCACAACCAATACCAAACTCAGGTCGAGTTTGAACCTGCTGTGGTTGAGCCTTTGGTAGCTAAACCTTTAGCGATTAAACGCGTGCTCACCAATCTTATCGACAATGCTGTGAAATATGGACAATCCGCCGAAGTCGATATCAGCAGTGATTCAGTGTGGGTCATTGTGACGATTCAGGATCACGGCAAAGGTATCCCTGAAGACAAGTTAGAGTTGGTTTTTGAACCCTACTTTAGGCTGGCAACCGACGACCAAGGACACGGCTTAGGGCTCGGGATCTGCCGAAATATCCTGCACGGACACGGCGGAGATCTCATTATTCGCAACTCCTCTCAAGGTGGCTTAGAAGCTAAAGTCTATATACCAAGAGGCTTAGAAGTGTAATGTAACAATTGTGTTACATAGGGCTTACCTTTTGTTTCAATCTTATAAATCAGAATAAGTAGACTCTTTATTGAACCGGACGTCGAGTCCGCTAAACATGGAAGATTATAATGAAAATCAATAAAACCCTACTTACTCTATCTCTTCTTGCTGCCTCAACATTTTCTCAAGCTGGTGAAGTGGAAGTGCTTCACTGGTGGACTGCCGGTGGTGAAGCGAAATCTGCTGCGGTACTGAAAGAGATGATTGAAGAACAAGGCCATACGTGGAAAGACTTTGCTGTTGCTGGTGGTGGCGGTGAAAGTGCGATGACTGTTTTGAAAACTCGAGCAGTGTCGGGCAATCCTCCATCTGCCGCGCAGATTAAAGGTCATGATATTCAGGAGTGGGGTGGTTTAGGTTTTCTAACGTCTCTCGATGCGACTGCTAAACAAGAACAATGGGATGAACTACTACCAGAGGTGGTTACTAAAGTGATGAAGTGGGATGGCGAATATGTGGCAGTTCCTGTCAACGTTCACCGTGTTAACTGGCTTTGGGCTAACCCTGTTGTTTTAGAAAAATCAGGCGTTACGGTTCCAACTACGTTAGATGAGTTCTTTGTTGCTGCAGACAAGATTAAAGCGGCTGGTTTCATTCCATTGGCTCACGGTGGTCAACCTTGGCAAGACGCGACGGTATTCGAAGCCGTGGCACTTGATGTACTAGGCAGTGAAGACTACAACAAAGCGTTCGTTGATCTTGATATGGACGTGTTATCTGGCGACAAAATGGTGGAAGTGTTCACCAAGTTCAAAAAGATGCGTGATTACATCGACAGCAACTCTCCAGGTCGTGATTGGAACGTCGCAACTTCAATGGTTATCAATGGCGAAGCCGCGATGCAAATCATGGGTGACTGGGCGAAAGGTGAATTTACTGCGGCAGGCAAAGTACCGGGTAAAGATTACATCTGTGCGCCAGCACCGGGCACTGATGGCCAGTTCACTTTCAACATCGATAGCTTTGCGTTCTTTGAGTTAAGTGACAAAGAGAACCAAAAAGCGCAGCAAGACCTAGCGAAAACCATTCTTACCAAAGATTTCCAAGAAGTCTTCAACCTTAACAAGGGTTCTATCCCTGTACGTCTAGATATGGACATGTCTAAATTCGACCAATGTGCGTTGGATTCAATGGCTACCTTCAAAGCGAGTGCTGAATCGGGCGATCTTGTTCCGAGTATGGCTCACGGCCTAGCGACAACAAGCTACGCTCAAGGCGCTATCTATGACGTAGTGACCAACTTTTTCAACGAGAAAGATGCCGATCCTAAACAAGCGGCAGCTAAGTTAGCAAAAGCAGTGAAAGCGGCTATTTAATCTAACTTGATAAGTGACACACAACGCACGTGAGTGACGGGTTGTGTTGCTTTATCGAACCCCCAGGGTGGGTAGGCTCGTAGGGAGCCTATCTACTCTTCACTCCCAATTCTGATATGCGTGATGCTGATGTGGTGCCGAAAGGTAAGCCATTGGCTCGATTGTGCAACAAGGATAAGTTATGGAGCATGTTTTGACTGAGTCGACTCCAAAACCCACAAGGAGCCAGCCTGCACCGAAACCGAGTTTTGCTGACAGGTTGCAACATTGGTTACCTAAAATAGTACTGGCGCCCACCGCGTTAGTGACCGTGGTGTGTATCTACGGCTATATATTCTGGACGGCAGCGCTGTCGTTCACCAACTCTCGATTTTTGCCGAGCTTTAACTTCGTTGGTTTAACCCAATATGAAAAGCTGATGGATAACGACCGCTGGATCACCTCAATCACCAACCTCGGTTTGTTTGGTTTTCTATTCATGGCGATTGCTATTTTGTTAGGTGTTGGTTTGGCTGTGTTGCTTGACCAAAATATCCGCCAAGAAGGCGCGATTCGTACTATCTATCTTTACCCAATGGCGTTGTCATTCATTGTGACGGGTACGGCGTGGAAATGGATTCTTAACCCGGGTCTTGGCATTGAAAAGCTGATGCAAGACTGGGGCTTTACTGACTTCAAATTCGATTGGCTCGTCGACTCCGAAATGTCGGTCTATACCTTGGTTATCGCAGCACTTTGGCAGTCTTCTGGATTCGTGATGGCGATGTTCTTAGCGGGTCTTCGCGGCATCGATTCTTCAATCATCAAAGCGGCGCAAATCGATGGGGCAAGCTTACCTACCATCTATCTCAAAATCATTTTACCTTGCTTGCGCCCTGTGGTTTTCAGTGCGGTGATCATTACGTCGCACATTGCGATTAAGAGCTTCGACCTTGTGACCGCAATGACGGCTGGTGGCCCCGGTTATTCATCGGATCTTCCTGCACTATTCATGTATGCACACTCCTTTACTCGCGGTCAAATCGGCCTTGGTGCTGCCAGCGCCATGATGATGCTTGCCGGTATTTTAGCGATTCTCGTGCCTTATCTTTACTCTGAACTTAGGGAGAAAAAGTCATGATGAATAATATCAATTTTGCTCGAATCTTTATTTATTCAGCACTGCTTTTCTTCTGTTTAGTGTACCTAATGCCATTGTTCGTGATGGCGCTGACCTCATTCAAAACTCTGCCTGACATCAAGGCGGGTAACTTGATGAGCTTACCGAAAGAGTGGGTGTTTGATGCTTGGTATAAAGCGTGGGACACCGCTTGTACGGGCGTGAAATGTGAAGGCATCAAAGGCTACTTCTGGAACTCGTTTCAAATGGTGATTCCTGCGGTTGCGATTTCAACATTGCTCGGTGCATTCAATGGCTATGTCGTGACGAAATGGCAATTTAGAGGTTCAAACCTGTTCTTTAGCTTGTTGTTGTTTGGTTGCTTCATCCCATTTCAAGTGGTGTTGTTACCAATGGCAACCATGCTCGGCAAGATGGGGCTAGCGAACACAACTATCGGCTTGGTGATTGTGCACGTTATCTACGGCATGGCGTTTACCACTCTGTTTTTCCGTAACTTCTACATCTCGATTCCTGATGAATTGATCAAAGCGGCAAAACTTGATGGTGCAGGTTTCTTTACCATCTTCTTCAAGATTTTATTACCGATCTCAACGCCAATTATCATGGTGACGGTGATCTGGCAGTTCACTGCAATCTGGAATGACTTCTTGTTCGGAGTGGTTTATTCCGGCTCAGAGACTCAGCCGATCACCGTGGCATTAAACAACCTAGTTAACACCAGCACTGGCGTTAAAGAATACAACGTCGACATGGCTGCCGCGATCATCGCCGCACTGCCAACGCTGTTGGTGTATGTCTTCGCAGGAAAATATTTTGTTCGTGGCCTAACGGCAGGATCAGTAAAAGGATAATTACCCATGGCAACATTAGATTTAAAACAGATCCGTAAAACCTATCGAAACGCGGACAACGAAACGTTAAAGGGCATCGACATTAGTATCGATTCGGGGGAATTTTTGATACTTGTCGGCCCTTCGGGGTGTGGAAAATCCACCCTAATGAACACCATCGCTGGGCTCGAAAATATTAGCTCGGGTGAAATCGTGATTGATGGTGTCGATGTGGCGCAGGTTGAACCTAAAGATCGCGATATTGCGATGGTATTCCAGTCGTACGCGCTTTACCCAAACATGACGGTACGTGGCAATATCGCTTTCGGTCTGAAGATCCGCAAGATGCCGCAGCAAGAGATCGATGCTGAGGTTAATCGAGTGGCAGAAATGTTGCAAATTGAACAATTGCTGGAGCGTAAACCGTCGCAGCTTTCTGGTGGTCAGCGTCAACGTGTCGCGATGGGCCGTGCTCTAGCTCGTCGTCCTAAGCTGTATCTGTTTGATGAGCCGCTTTCTAACTTGGATGCCAAGCTACGTGTTGAAATGCGCCACCAGATTAAACGTCTCCACCAGAAGCTGAATACCACAATTGTTTATGTAACCCATGATCAGATCGAAGCAATGACGCTCGCTGATCGCATCGCAGTAATGAAAGACGGTGAACTGCAGCAGTTAGGTACACCACAAGAGATCTACACCAAGCCAAATAATATGTTCGTGGCGGGTTTTATGGGCTCACCATCAATGAACTTCATTAAAACCATGGTGGACTTGGATGAGGAACAGAATCCGATCATCAAAGTAACTGGCACGGCGGAGCAAGAACACCACATTCGATTGCCACAGAGTATGCGCGATCAAGATGGCAAGGAATTGGTCATTGGGTTGCGTCCTGAACACATTACTGAGCAAGAAGGTGATGATATGTCGGCAACTACAAAGCTAGACCTGCAATTGGAAGTGTTGGAGCCAACAGGGCCAGATACTATTGCGATGGTCAAAGTGAACGATCAAGAAGTCGCGTGTCGTTTATCGCCAGAATTTGAAGTGTCGGTTGGGCAAATGGCACCGCTTCATTTTGACTTATCAAAGGCAGTATTCTTCGATGCTCAAACTGAAGCGAGAATCGACTTTTAACTTCTAACGTCTAGTTGCTGAGTTAGTTTAACAATCAAAGTTCATGTCTAAATCAAAGGCAGTATCACCAACTAGTAATAAGTAATGTGATGCTGCCTGTTTCGTTGTCTATACTTGCTTTTTATCCCTTATAAAAACAGAGGGATAAACGATATATATGCTTCTACTGCAATAATATCTTGATTTAGTATCCCTTAGCTCTATAAAGCTGACGTAGAAACGCGTAGGATCACACTACTTTAGACCAAAAACTAGGTTGCACCTTGGTGCATAAACAGAAGAATACATGAAACTAACAGCAAAACCAGCGGCGAATAACGCTTTACTTATTTCTATTACGACACCGGATTTTAAAGGTGACGAAGCAAAAGAGTCTCTTGCCGAACTTGCTCGCTTAGTGACAACCCTAGGGTTTAAAGTCGTCGGTACACAATCGCAACACCACAGTTCATCTCAAAGACAGAATGTGTTGGGTGCGGGTAAGCTTGCCGAAATTGCACATCTAACTGGTTACCAAGGCTCTATTGAAGAAGCTGAAGATGAAGACTTTCTTGATGAGTCGGGTTTGTTTGATTCTGAAATCGATGAGCTAGATTTTGATGATCTTCCAACGGGCAACTTCCAATACGGTGCTGCTGATGTTGTGGTATTTGACTGTGATTTAAGTCCATCTCAAATGCGTACTGTTGAGGCGAGTTTGGGGGTGGAAGTATTTGACCGTACTGGCATCATCATCGAAATCTTTAGCCGCCACGCTCGTACTCGTACTGCTCGTCTGCAAGTTGATATCGCTCGTCTAAACTACTTAGTGCCACGACTTCGTGAAACGGCTGAGGGTGATAAAGAGCGTCAAATGGGTCAGGGCGCCGGTGAAACTTCACTTGAGCTAGACCGTCGTAACGTACGTGACCAAATTGCTGCGCTTAAGCGTGAGCTAGTAAGCGTACAAGATGAAATGAAGACCCGACGCACAAGGCGCGCGGAGCTTTTCACTGTTGCTTTAGTTGGCTACACCAATGCCGGTAAATCTTCGATGATGCGTGCAATGACCGCAACCGAAGTGGTCGGTGAAGATAAACTGTTCGCAACGCTAGACACTACGGTTCGTGCGCTTCAGCCAATCACTCAACCGCGTATTCTGGTTTCAGATACGGTGGGTTTCATCAAGAAATTGCCACACGATCTGGTTGCTTCGTTCCACTCAACGCTAGCAGAAGCGCACGATGCTTCATTGCTACTTTATGTCGTTGATGCTTCTGACGTTTCATTCCGCGCACAACTTGATGTGGTACACGACGTATTAGCTCAAGTGGGTGTAGAAGGCAGCGAAAAACTATTAGTTCTGAATAAGTGCGATAGATTGACTGAAGAGCAGCAATTAGAGCTGATCGAAGAATTTCCAGATGCGATGCTGACGTCGACTCGAGATCCGCTGGATATTACGAAACTGCACAAGTACATCGTTGGTGTTGCAGAAGAGGGCATGATTGAAGAAGAGATCACGATTCCTTATTCTGGCCAAGGCATCATCGGTGAGATTCGCTCAAACATGAGTGTGGTTAAAGAAGAGTACGACTACGAGTGTATTAAGTTGACCGTTCGCTCTAGTGAAATTGACTTAGCTCGACTGAAAAAGCGTATGCAGAAATCTTAATCACTTAGCTAGTTTAAGAAGAATAACCAAAAGAAAAGCGACCCGTTAAGGTCGCTTTTTTTTGTTCGTTGAGCTTAATTAACGCTGTATTGAAATGCCTAGGCCATTCTTTGCGTTGGCTTCCAGCGTGCTAGTTCCGGATCAAGCTTGATACCTTGCGAAGTCAGCAGGTTAACACGAGCCAAGTAGGCTGCGCCGTGCATTAGGTGTTTTGCTAGGTCGACTGCATTACGCTGCTGGTAATCGTCTAAGTAGCTGTCTTTCGCCCATGCGTTGAATGCGCCAAGTGCAGGACCTGCCCATACTTGGTAATCCATTTCACGACCTTGTTCGCCGGTGTTTGACCAACGGCTAGAAAGACCCAAGTACCAACGGAAAATCAACGCCATCTTACGCTTCGGGTTGCCTTCCGCTCGTTCGATCTGTTTAGGATCGCGCTCGTTAAAGTGAGCCACAGTCCCTGCCCAAATATCATCCAGTGTTGAACGGAAGACTTGCTTCTCAAGTTTCAGACGCTCTTCTACTGGAATCGCTTCAATTGAATCGTAGCGAGTGTAAAGTTCGTACAGTTTGTTTGCACGCATTGGGAACAAGGTACCACGCTTAACCACTTGCAGTTTCACGCCCATTTCGAACATGTCGGCCGCCGGAGCCATAGTCACGTCAGCCATTTCAGTTGTCGATAGCAGCTTACGTGTGTGTTCGCTCGCGCCAGCCTCAACACACGCTTGGTTGATTGAACCAGTAACAATGTAAGCAGCACCCATGTTAAACGTCGCTAGAGCAGCGTCAGGCGTGCCTACGCCACCACCACAGCCAACACGCAGCGGTGTTTTGAACTGGTACTGTGCTTGGATTTGCTCTTTCAGTGCAAGAATCGTTGGTAGTAGGGTAACCAGTGGACGATTGTCGGTGTGACCACCAGAATCGGCTTCTGCAGTAATGTCATCAGCCATAGGAACCAGCTGTGCCAGTTCCATCTGTTCTGCTGTGATTCGACCTTCATCAACCAAAGCTTGCAGCATTTTCACCGGAGCAGGTTGCATGAACTTACTTGCAACTTCAGTACGGCTTACCTTAGCAATAACCTTATTACTAATCTGAATCTCACCTTGTGCATCGCGGCTAAGGCCAGCTGCACGGTAGTGAACGATTTGCGGTGTTAAACCTAAGAAGGCAGAAGCCTCAACGGTTTTCACTTTGTGCTTCAAAAACAGCTCAACACTGCCGCGCTCTAGAGCGGGTTCGCTTGGGCTGTGAATCAGGTTAAACGCGTAAGGACCGTTTGGTAGTGCTGCTTGGATACGATTAATCGCTTGCTCAACACGAGACGGGATTAAACCCGCCGCGCCAAATGAACAAAGAATGCCAGCTTGGCCAAGCGCAATCACCAACTCTTCAGATGAAATGCCGTTTGCCATTGCGCCCGCATAGTAAGCGTATTTCACGCCATGACAGCGACGAAAATCTTCGTCGCCTAGGCTTTGTGTACCAAGAGCTGGGGCAAATGCGCTAACAGGTTGGTTGTTCGCTGAACTTGCTGAATCGCCCGATGCAATCTCAGCTTGTTGGCTTACGCCTAAGCCTTTTTCTGGGTGGTTCACGATGTAACAAGCAAGGCTTAAGTCTTTTAATATTGTCGACATTGCCGCGTTATCAAAGCGAGTTGTGCTCTCTTCGATCTGCCAAGGCCACGGAGATAGCTTTTCGTTATTGATTGTAGTTTGAGTTGTCATAATTATTTCTTTCCTAGTCCCGTGTCAGGCTTATGCTTCTTCGATACAAATTGCGATGTCTTTCACTTCGTAAATACGCAGGCCATCTTTGCTCAGGTTTGCGTCGCCAACGATGATGCGTTTGCCGTCTTCGTCTTTGATTGCAGTGATGTGTACATCCAGTGACATCTGTTTGTTCAGAGGGTTAATCTGACCACGGTATTTCCACTTCACTTCAGATTGAATTTGACCAAACTTCGGATTGCGGAAGCCAGCGCCAAGGTCTTTGTTCAGAGCGTAGGTTTGCATTAGTTCGATGATCGCTTCGACACCTAGAGAGCCTGGCATTACCGGATCTTGATGGAAGTGGAACTGGAAGAACCAATCGCTTGGGTCAATCGTACGCTCAGCGTATAGGTAACCTAGGCCATCTTTACCACCATCGCTGGTGATCTGCACCGTATCGATAAAGTTTAAGCGACCGCCAGCCAGTTGGTAGTGCTCTTGTACTTCACCAGTAGCAGAAACAGGTGCATTGAAGTAACGCGTCGTTTTGTCTAGTAGGTTGATGTTTACATCAGGCGTGCGGTTGTTATCAACATGCCAAGGGTGAGTCACTTTACCGTTGTCCAAACCAAGTTGATCTTTCAGTGCTGCGCCCTTGAAGTAACCAAATACCGCTGTACCTTGGTAGAAAGGCACGCCGTCAGTGCTCAGTTCGAAGCTGAAGCTCTGAACGATGTTGGTGCCCATCATTACTGTTGAAAGCAGACGAGAATCGTTGGTAATCGTTTTGCCGCGCAAGTCGACGTTACGCAACATTTTACCGCTGCCATCTAGGTTGCGGAAAAACAGTTCTTCACCTGGGAAGCCCAGTGTTGTGCCCATGTAGCCTGAGATGAAGCCGTTTGGCTGCAGTGAAATCTCCATCAATACCGAGTAAGGCATTAGGGTCTGGTGGCTGTTTTCATCAAAGTACCATGCGTTTTCTGGCACTTCGTATTCTGCAATACACGATGAAGGCTTCTTGAAGTCGCCACGCTTACCATCGATTTCAACGACACGAGTGGTTAGCTGTAGGTCGCCACACGGAGTACGTGGTGGAATCATGCCACGGTAGATAGAGAAATCAGGACCGAAACATTTCTCGATATCACCAGTCGCGAATTCGAACATATGATAAGGCGTGAATGGAACCGTATCGGGTGTGCGGTTCGGGTAATCAGGAGTTACCGGAGCTTCAACGTGTTGAAGAGGAACCACACCTTTGTTTGGTGCAGTTTCTAGGTCTTCAATTTGAGCCATTAATGGCGCA of the Vibrio lentus genome contains:
- a CDS encoding response regulator, with translation MPTNTRILVVDDDQEIRELLEEYLTKSGFDVSSVGDGVELKTHLQSQGYPDLILLDVMLPGDDGFTLCQRVRKQSNVPIIMLTAVSDETDQIIGLEIGADDYIAKPFSPRQLMARIKALLRRVQVVDDKPSDALPKQIIFGDWTLDTLAHRISHNENSEEMDLSGSDFSLLMLFLTRPNEVLDRDTISFATRGREALPFERGIDVQLSRLRSRLGDSGKYPHYIKTMRGNGYILAVPVQYEH
- a CDS encoding ATP-binding protein — encoded protein: MNWLSRLKPNSLVARTLLLTLLAVVIAQGIATSIWYSESKHKELEGIRSASSSMANMFASTVTFFQSLPVKYRHIVLDQIRNMGGTRFFVSFNKEALIVEPIPDTRLKTASIEAIESVLSSKLNKVESVRVDFSRPEHLRLLKNDIYLSDLPRSWAHHTLTLEPLNPPILVVQIELTSHEWVYIAALLPAPYVKLDDTILGREQVIFLVSSTLILLVLTYLMIRRQVRPLKKLARAANEMSMDIQQPQLKEEGATELVTATRAFNRMQQRIRRYVADREHLFSAISHDLKTPITRLRLRAELLESEVKKDKFNKDLDELEMMVKGALQAVRDTDLHENNAIIDLNEMMLSVIELHNQYQTQVEFEPAVVEPLVAKPLAIKRVLTNLIDNAVKYGQSAEVDISSDSVWVIVTIQDHGKGIPEDKLELVFEPYFRLATDDQGHGLGLGICRNILHGHGGDLIIRNSSQGGLEAKVYIPRGLEV
- a CDS encoding ABC transporter substrate-binding protein, with the protein product MKINKTLLTLSLLAASTFSQAGEVEVLHWWTAGGEAKSAAVLKEMIEEQGHTWKDFAVAGGGGESAMTVLKTRAVSGNPPSAAQIKGHDIQEWGGLGFLTSLDATAKQEQWDELLPEVVTKVMKWDGEYVAVPVNVHRVNWLWANPVVLEKSGVTVPTTLDEFFVAADKIKAAGFIPLAHGGQPWQDATVFEAVALDVLGSEDYNKAFVDLDMDVLSGDKMVEVFTKFKKMRDYIDSNSPGRDWNVATSMVINGEAAMQIMGDWAKGEFTAAGKVPGKDYICAPAPGTDGQFTFNIDSFAFFELSDKENQKAQQDLAKTILTKDFQEVFNLNKGSIPVRLDMDMSKFDQCALDSMATFKASAESGDLVPSMAHGLATTSYAQGAIYDVVTNFFNEKDADPKQAAAKLAKAVKAAI
- a CDS encoding carbohydrate ABC transporter permease — protein: MEHVLTESTPKPTRSQPAPKPSFADRLQHWLPKIVLAPTALVTVVCIYGYIFWTAALSFTNSRFLPSFNFVGLTQYEKLMDNDRWITSITNLGLFGFLFMAIAILLGVGLAVLLDQNIRQEGAIRTIYLYPMALSFIVTGTAWKWILNPGLGIEKLMQDWGFTDFKFDWLVDSEMSVYTLVIAALWQSSGFVMAMFLAGLRGIDSSIIKAAQIDGASLPTIYLKIILPCLRPVVFSAVIITSHIAIKSFDLVTAMTAGGPGYSSDLPALFMYAHSFTRGQIGLGAASAMMMLAGILAILVPYLYSELREKKS
- a CDS encoding carbohydrate ABC transporter permease; this encodes MMNNINFARIFIYSALLFFCLVYLMPLFVMALTSFKTLPDIKAGNLMSLPKEWVFDAWYKAWDTACTGVKCEGIKGYFWNSFQMVIPAVAISTLLGAFNGYVVTKWQFRGSNLFFSLLLFGCFIPFQVVLLPMATMLGKMGLANTTIGLVIVHVIYGMAFTTLFFRNFYISIPDELIKAAKLDGAGFFTIFFKILLPISTPIIMVTVIWQFTAIWNDFLFGVVYSGSETQPITVALNNLVNTSTGVKEYNVDMAAAIIAALPTLLVYVFAGKYFVRGLTAGSVKG
- a CDS encoding ABC transporter ATP-binding protein encodes the protein MATLDLKQIRKTYRNADNETLKGIDISIDSGEFLILVGPSGCGKSTLMNTIAGLENISSGEIVIDGVDVAQVEPKDRDIAMVFQSYALYPNMTVRGNIAFGLKIRKMPQQEIDAEVNRVAEMLQIEQLLERKPSQLSGGQRQRVAMGRALARRPKLYLFDEPLSNLDAKLRVEMRHQIKRLHQKLNTTIVYVTHDQIEAMTLADRIAVMKDGELQQLGTPQEIYTKPNNMFVAGFMGSPSMNFIKTMVDLDEEQNPIIKVTGTAEQEHHIRLPQSMRDQDGKELVIGLRPEHITEQEGDDMSATTKLDLQLEVLEPTGPDTIAMVKVNDQEVACRLSPEFEVSVGQMAPLHFDLSKAVFFDAQTEARIDF
- the hflX gene encoding GTPase HflX — its product is MKLTAKPAANNALLISITTPDFKGDEAKESLAELARLVTTLGFKVVGTQSQHHSSSQRQNVLGAGKLAEIAHLTGYQGSIEEAEDEDFLDESGLFDSEIDELDFDDLPTGNFQYGAADVVVFDCDLSPSQMRTVEASLGVEVFDRTGIIIEIFSRHARTRTARLQVDIARLNYLVPRLRETAEGDKERQMGQGAGETSLELDRRNVRDQIAALKRELVSVQDEMKTRRTRRAELFTVALVGYTNAGKSSMMRAMTATEVVGEDKLFATLDTTVRALQPITQPRILVSDTVGFIKKLPHDLVASFHSTLAEAHDASLLLYVVDASDVSFRAQLDVVHDVLAQVGVEGSEKLLVLNKCDRLTEEQQLELIEEFPDAMLTSTRDPLDITKLHKYIVGVAEEGMIEEEITIPYSGQGIIGEIRSNMSVVKEEYDYECIKLTVRSSEIDLARLKKRMQKS
- the pfaD gene encoding eicosapentaenoate synthase subunit PfaD, translated to MTTQTTINNEKLSPWPWQIEESTTRFDNAAMSTILKDLSLACYIVNHPEKGLGVSQQAEIASGDSASSANNQPVSAFAPALGTQSLGDEDFRRCHGVKYAYYAGAMANGISSEELVIALGQAGILCSFGAAGLIPSRVEQAINRIQAALPNGPYAFNLIHSPSEPALERGSVELFLKHKVKTVEASAFLGLTPQIVHYRAAGLSRDAQGEIQISNKVIAKVSRTEVASKFMQPAPVKMLQALVDEGRITAEQMELAQLVPMADDITAEADSGGHTDNRPLVTLLPTILALKEQIQAQYQFKTPLRVGCGGGVGTPDAALATFNMGAAYIVTGSINQACVEAGASEHTRKLLSTTEMADVTMAPAADMFEMGVKLQVVKRGTLFPMRANKLYELYTRYDSIEAIPVEERLKLEKQVFRSTLDDIWAGTVAHFNERDPKQIERAEGNPKRKMALIFRWYLGLSSRWSNTGEQGREMDYQVWAGPALGAFNAWAKDSYLDDYQQRNAVDLAKHLMHGAAYLARVNLLTSQGIKLDPELARWKPTQRMA